A region from the Wansuia hejianensis genome encodes:
- the polA gene encoding DNA polymerase I yields MKEKIVLIDGHSILNRAFYGLPNLTNSEGLHTNAVYGFLNILFKILEEEKPQYLTVAFDLHAPTFRHEMYAEYKGTRKPMPEELREQVPLMKQVLEAMGVKIAEQEGYEADDILGTLARRGEREGRDVTIVSGDRDLLQLATDTILVRIPKTRMGKTVIEDYHTAEVLEKYQVTPPQIIDLKALMGDTSDNIPGIPGVGEKTATKIIAEYGSVENAHEHLEEIKPKKAMESLRDHYDLAELSKKLATIDTDSPIDWDYESARIGSLYTPEAYDIFRRLDFKNLLTRFDSQKAESLKGPEVKLLEEFQEAEEACRRAAAARRAGICILPEQGQIAGLAVSLSAEDTFYIPAGGFLTPDYLKTVAERIMAEVPEVSTFGLKGLMKYARAPRQEGFFDIQIAAYLLNPLKSVYTYDDIAKEYLGAVIPSAEDIFGSVKLPGASVMTPEQAACYAGQTAFVSLAAREPLSGALEEQHMKQLFLEIEMPLVFTLADMEEAGIEVHAEELQEYGRNLQVRIDEVEKKIYEQAGETFNINSPKQLGVILFEKLKLTGGKKTKSGYSTAADVLERLAPDAPVVADILEYRQLTKLKSTYADGLMNYVAADGRIHSSFNQTITATGRISSTDPNLQNIPVRMELGRQIRKVFVAKEGCVFIDADYSQIELRVLAHLSGDEKLIQAYREASDIHRITASEVFHVPFDQVTPLQRRNAKAVNFGIVYGISSFGLSQDLSISRKEAADYIEKYFQTYPKIKEFLDRTVKEAKDKGYVDTMFGRRRPVPELKSSNYMQRSFGERVAMNSPIQGTAADIIKIAMIRVNERLKREQRKARLLLQVHDELLIECPMEEVDQVCALLEEEMRGAASLAVELEVDMHTGKNWYEAK; encoded by the coding sequence ATGAAAGAAAAAATTGTACTGATTGACGGGCACAGCATTCTGAACAGGGCCTTTTACGGCCTTCCGAATCTGACGAATTCAGAGGGGCTGCATACCAATGCGGTCTACGGATTCCTGAACATCCTGTTTAAAATTTTAGAGGAAGAGAAGCCACAGTATCTGACTGTGGCTTTCGACCTGCATGCGCCCACCTTCCGCCATGAAATGTATGCGGAATATAAAGGGACGAGAAAGCCCATGCCGGAGGAGCTGCGGGAACAGGTGCCTCTGATGAAGCAGGTGCTGGAGGCCATGGGGGTGAAAATCGCAGAGCAGGAAGGCTATGAGGCCGATGATATTCTGGGAACTCTGGCCAGGCGCGGAGAACGGGAAGGGCGCGACGTGACCATCGTGTCCGGGGACAGGGATCTGCTGCAGCTGGCAACGGACACCATTCTGGTACGGATTCCAAAGACGCGCATGGGCAAGACTGTGATTGAAGATTACCATACGGCTGAGGTTCTGGAAAAATATCAGGTGACGCCGCCTCAGATCATTGATCTGAAGGCGCTGATGGGAGATACTTCTGACAACATACCGGGCATACCGGGAGTCGGGGAGAAGACGGCAACAAAGATCATCGCAGAATATGGCTCTGTGGAAAACGCCCATGAGCATCTGGAAGAGATCAAGCCGAAAAAGGCCATGGAATCCCTGAGAGATCATTACGATCTGGCAGAGCTGTCCAAGAAGCTGGCCACGATTGATACGGACAGTCCCATCGACTGGGATTATGAATCGGCCAGAATCGGCAGCCTGTACACGCCGGAGGCATACGACATATTCCGGAGGCTGGATTTTAAGAATCTGCTGACCCGTTTTGACAGCCAGAAGGCGGAGAGCCTGAAGGGGCCGGAGGTGAAGCTCCTGGAGGAATTCCAGGAAGCGGAAGAGGCGTGCCGGAGGGCGGCCGCCGCCCGGAGGGCAGGAATCTGTATTTTGCCGGAGCAGGGGCAGATTGCCGGGCTTGCGGTGTCCCTTTCGGCAGAGGATACATTTTATATACCGGCCGGCGGCTTCCTCACACCAGATTATCTGAAGACAGTGGCGGAGCGTATCATGGCAGAGGTGCCGGAGGTCAGCACCTTCGGGTTGAAGGGCCTGATGAAGTACGCGAGAGCGCCGCGGCAGGAAGGGTTCTTTGATATCCAGATCGCCGCCTATCTCCTGAATCCGCTGAAATCTGTCTACACCTATGACGACATAGCGAAGGAATATCTGGGTGCGGTCATTCCATCGGCGGAGGATATTTTCGGCAGCGTGAAGCTTCCGGGGGCATCTGTGATGACGCCGGAGCAGGCGGCCTGCTATGCGGGGCAGACTGCTTTTGTGTCGCTGGCGGCCAGGGAACCCTTAAGCGGTGCGCTGGAGGAGCAGCATATGAAACAGCTGTTTCTGGAAATTGAAATGCCCCTGGTCTTCACCCTGGCAGATATGGAAGAGGCCGGAATTGAGGTGCATGCGGAAGAGCTTCAGGAATATGGAAGGAACCTGCAGGTCAGAATTGACGAGGTGGAGAAGAAGATCTATGAGCAGGCGGGAGAGACCTTTAACATCAACTCGCCCAAGCAGCTGGGAGTGATCCTCTTTGAGAAGCTGAAGCTGACCGGCGGAAAGAAGACGAAGAGCGGCTATTCTACAGCCGCTGACGTGCTGGAGCGTCTGGCGCCGGATGCGCCGGTTGTGGCTGATATCCTGGAATACCGGCAGTTAACCAAGCTGAAGTCTACCTACGCGGATGGGCTGATGAATTACGTGGCGGCGGACGGCAGGATTCATTCGAGCTTTAACCAGACGATCACAGCCACGGGGCGGATCAGCAGCACAGATCCGAACCTGCAGAACATTCCGGTCAGAATGGAGCTGGGACGGCAGATCCGGAAGGTTTTTGTGGCGAAAGAGGGCTGCGTCTTTATTGACGCGGATTATTCTCAGATCGAACTGCGGGTGCTGGCACATCTCTCTGGTGATGAGAAGCTGATCCAGGCTTACCGGGAGGCCAGCGATATCCACAGGATCACGGCTTCAGAGGTGTTCCATGTGCCCTTTGACCAGGTCACGCCATTGCAGAGGCGGAATGCCAAGGCTGTTAACTTCGGCATTGTCTATGGGATCAGCTCCTTCGGCCTGAGCCAGGATCTGAGCATCAGCCGGAAGGAAGCCGCGGATTACATCGAAAAGTATTTCCAGACTTACCCGAAGATCAAGGAATTCCTGGACAGGACGGTGAAGGAAGCGAAGGATAAGGGGTATGTGGACACCATGTTTGGGCGCCGCCGTCCGGTGCCGGAGCTGAAATCCAGCAATTACATGCAGCGTTCCTTTGGGGAACGGGTTGCCATGAATTCGCCGATCCAGGGAACGGCTGCCGACATTATCAAGATTGCGATGATCCGCGTCAACGAACGACTGAAGAGGGAACAGCGGAAGGCACGTCTCCTGCTGCAGGTTCACGATGAGCTGCTGATTGAATGTCCCATGGAGGAAGTGGATCAGGTATGCGCTCTTCTGGAGGAAGAGATGAGAGGGGCCGCCAGTCTGGCAGTGGAGCTGGAGGTTGACATGCACACCGGTAAGAACTGGTATGAAGCGAAATAG
- the coaE gene encoding dephospho-CoA kinase (Dephospho-CoA kinase (CoaE) performs the final step in coenzyme A biosynthesis.) yields MRTIGITGGVGAGKSEVMAYLQRQYEAAVIRADDVGHLLMERGNTCYDRILGLFGRAVLSGDGELDRKAIAGRVFREPELLKALNDIVHPAVKAYVLHAFEQERKKGRKFVFLEAALLVEEKYDVICDELWYVYAEEPVRVERLRKSRQYSEEKIRNMMASQLTEEEFRKACCFVLDNSGDFQHTARQIDQRMRQYEIM; encoded by the coding sequence ATGAGAACCATAGGGATTACAGGGGGAGTCGGCGCCGGAAAAAGTGAGGTGATGGCATACCTCCAGAGACAGTATGAGGCCGCCGTCATCCGGGCGGATGATGTGGGGCATCTGCTGATGGAGAGAGGAAATACCTGTTATGACAGGATTCTGGGACTTTTTGGGCGGGCGGTGCTGTCCGGGGACGGGGAACTGGATCGGAAGGCGATTGCAGGACGGGTGTTCCGGGAACCGGAGCTTTTGAAGGCGCTGAACGATATAGTTCATCCGGCGGTGAAAGCATATGTCCTGCATGCCTTTGAACAGGAGCGTAAAAAGGGCAGGAAATTTGTATTTCTGGAGGCGGCTTTGCTTGTTGAAGAAAAATATGATGTAATCTGCGATGAATTGTGGTATGTTTATGCAGAGGAGCCTGTGCGGGTGGAGCGGCTGAGGAAAAGCCGGCAGTATTCAGAGGAAAAGATACGGAATATGATGGCCAGCCAGCTGACAGAGGAGGAATTCCGGAAGGCCTGCTGCTTTGTCCTGGACAACAGCGGGGATTTTCAGCACACAGCCAGGCAGATTGATCAGAGGATGAGACAGTATGAGATTATGTAG
- a CDS encoding MBL fold metallo-hydrolase yields MRLCSIASGSSGNCIYAGSGTTNVLIDAGISGKRIEQGLNSIGITGKDLDAVMITHEHSDHIKGLGVLARKQGIPIYATKETYDAILACPTLGQIPEGLYHEIEPDRQVEIGDMKIDPFSISHDAANPVGYRISSGKRSAAVATDLGVYDTYIINHLQSLDVLLLEANHDVHMLEVGVYPYYLKRRILGNRGHLSNEMAGQLLCELLHDNMKQVVLGHLSKENNYPALAYETVCAEVTMGDNPYRSRDFHISVAKRDEVCEVIEF; encoded by the coding sequence ATGAGATTATGTAGCATAGCCAGCGGCAGCAGCGGGAACTGCATCTATGCTGGAAGCGGTACGACAAATGTATTAATTGACGCGGGAATCAGCGGCAAACGGATTGAGCAGGGGTTGAATTCCATAGGAATTACAGGAAAAGACTTAGACGCGGTGATGATCACGCATGAACATTCCGACCACATCAAGGGACTGGGCGTCCTGGCGCGAAAGCAGGGGATTCCCATCTACGCCACGAAAGAGACTTATGACGCGATCCTGGCCTGCCCTACACTGGGGCAGATACCGGAGGGACTGTATCATGAGATAGAGCCGGACCGGCAGGTAGAGATCGGGGATATGAAGATCGATCCGTTTTCAATCTCCCATGACGCTGCCAATCCGGTGGGATACCGGATCAGCAGCGGCAAGCGGTCCGCGGCGGTGGCGACGGACCTGGGAGTTTACGATACATATATCATCAACCACCTGCAGTCTCTGGATGTGCTTCTGCTGGAAGCGAACCATGATGTCCATATGCTGGAGGTAGGCGTTTATCCTTACTATCTCAAGCGGAGAATACTGGGGAACAGAGGGCATCTGTCCAATGAGATGGCAGGGCAGCTGCTATGTGAGCTGCTCCACGACAATATGAAGCAGGTTGTTCTGGGCCATTTAAGCAAAGAAAATAATTATCCTGCGTTGGCCTATGAGACCGTGTGCGCGGAGGTGACTATGGGAGACAACCCCTATCGTTCCAGGGATTTCCATATCAGTGTGGCAAAACGGGACGAGGTCTGTGAGGTTATTGAGTTTTAA
- a CDS encoding ACT domain-containing protein gives MKKTIITVVGRDTVGIIAKVCNYLAENQVNIEDITQTILQGYFNMMMVTDTSKASKSGGELAEDLKELGEKIGVVIRCQHEDIFNMMHRI, from the coding sequence ATGAAAAAGACAATCATAACAGTGGTAGGCCGTGACACGGTGGGAATTATCGCCAAAGTCTGCAACTATCTGGCGGAGAATCAGGTGAATATTGAAGATATCACCCAGACGATCCTGCAGGGATATTTTAATATGATGATGGTGACAGACACTTCCAAAGCATCCAAATCCGGCGGTGAGCTGGCGGAGGACTTAAAAGAGCTGGGCGAGAAAATCGGAGTTGTGATCCGCTGCCAGCATGAAGATATTTTCAACATGATGCACCGGATATAA
- a CDS encoding PFL family protein produces the protein MINMFEVNETNQMIEQENLDVRTITLGISLLDCIDSSLDKVNRKIYDKITTQARHLVETGREIEAEFGIPIVNKRISVTPAALVGGAACRTPEDFVTVAETLDRAAHEVGVNFIGGYSALVSKGMTRADELLIRSIPMALARTERVCSSVNVGSTKSGINMDAVKLMGEIVKMTAESTKDNSCMGCAKLVVFCNAPDDNPFMAGAFHGVTEADAIINVGVSGPGVVKHALEKVRGESFEVLCETIKKTAFKVTRVGQLVAREASRRLDVPFGIIDLSLAPTPAIGDSVAEILEEIGLEAAGAPGTTAALALLNDQVKKGGVMASSYVGGLSGAFIPVSEDQGMIDAVNEGALTLEKLEAMTCVCSVGLDMIAIPGDTKASTISGIIADEMAIGMINQKTTAVRLIPVIGKGVGETVEFGGLLGYAPIMPVNQFSCEAFVNRTGRIPAPIHSFKN, from the coding sequence ATGATTAATATGTTTGAAGTGAACGAAACCAACCAGATGATCGAACAGGAGAATCTGGACGTGCGGACGATCACCCTTGGCATCAGTCTGCTGGATTGTATCGATTCCAGCCTGGACAAGGTAAACCGCAAGATTTATGACAAGATTACAACCCAGGCCCGCCATCTGGTGGAGACGGGAAGAGAGATAGAAGCGGAATTCGGAATCCCCATTGTGAATAAGAGGATTTCTGTGACTCCTGCCGCTCTGGTGGGAGGCGCGGCCTGCCGGACGCCGGAGGATTTCGTGACTGTGGCGGAGACGCTGGACAGGGCGGCCCATGAGGTGGGAGTGAACTTCATCGGCGGTTATTCTGCGCTGGTATCCAAGGGCATGACCAGGGCAGATGAGCTGCTGATCCGTTCAATTCCCATGGCTCTGGCCCGGACAGAGCGTGTCTGCAGCTCCGTTAACGTAGGTTCCACGAAGAGCGGGATCAATATGGATGCGGTCAAGCTGATGGGTGAGATAGTGAAAATGACGGCAGAAAGCACGAAAGATAACAGCTGTATGGGCTGTGCGAAGCTGGTAGTTTTCTGCAATGCGCCGGATGATAACCCCTTTATGGCGGGAGCCTTCCACGGAGTGACTGAGGCGGACGCCATCATTAACGTGGGCGTTTCCGGACCGGGCGTTGTGAAGCATGCGTTGGAAAAGGTGCGCGGAGAAAGCTTCGAGGTGCTCTGCGAGACCATTAAGAAGACGGCCTTCAAGGTGACAAGAGTCGGACAGCTGGTGGCCCGTGAGGCGTCCCGGCGGCTGGACGTGCCCTTTGGAATCATTGACCTTTCCCTGGCCCCGACGCCGGCCATCGGTGATTCCGTGGCGGAGATTCTGGAAGAGATCGGCCTGGAAGCAGCAGGAGCGCCGGGCACGACCGCCGCGCTGGCACTGCTGAATGACCAGGTGAAGAAAGGGGGCGTTATGGCGTCCTCCTATGTGGGAGGCCTGAGCGGCGCTTTTATACCAGTCAGCGAGGATCAGGGGATGATTGACGCGGTGAATGAGGGCGCCCTTACCCTGGAGAAGCTGGAGGCCATGACCTGCGTCTGTTCCGTGGGACTGGATATGATCGCCATTCCGGGCGATACGAAGGCTTCCACCATTTCGGGCATCATTGCTGATGAGATGGCCATTGGGATGATCAACCAGAAGACGACGGCCGTCCGCCTGATTCCCGTAATCGGGAAGGGCGTGGGGGAGACCGTTGAATTCGGCGGCCTGCTGGGCTATGCCCCCATTATGCCGGTGAATCAGTTCTCCTGCGAGGCCTTTGTTAACCGCACAGGGAGAATCCCCGCTCCGATCCACAGTTTTAAAAACTGA
- a CDS encoding potassium channel family protein, translating to MKSILIIGLGRFGRHMAYKFLEEHNEVLAVDKREERAETVVDRIKDIEIGDATDETFIASLGVGNFDLCVVAIGDNFQTALEITVLLKDHGAKYILARASRDVHRKLLLRNGADHVVYAEREMAERLAVKYGSKNVFDYIELTPEVAIYEVAVPESWYGKSIIEKSIRTKYHISILATKEGGKIYPLPQPDHVFQAKETLMVMGGHDDIKKLTQ from the coding sequence GTGAAATCAATATTGATTATAGGGCTGGGACGTTTTGGCCGGCATATGGCCTATAAATTTCTGGAAGAGCATAATGAAGTCCTGGCTGTGGATAAGAGAGAAGAGAGGGCCGAAACAGTTGTCGACCGGATTAAGGATATAGAGATTGGCGACGCCACTGATGAAACTTTCATCGCATCGCTGGGAGTGGGTAATTTTGATCTCTGTGTGGTGGCCATAGGCGACAACTTTCAGACGGCGCTGGAGATCACCGTTCTTCTGAAGGACCATGGGGCGAAGTACATTTTGGCCAGAGCCAGCAGGGATGTTCATAGAAAGCTGCTGCTGCGGAATGGAGCCGACCATGTGGTTTATGCGGAACGGGAGATGGCGGAGCGTCTGGCGGTCAAATACGGGTCCAAAAACGTATTTGATTATATTGAACTGACGCCTGAGGTGGCTATATATGAAGTGGCCGTGCCGGAAAGCTGGTACGGGAAGAGCATTATTGAGAAATCTATCAGGACTAAATACCATATCAGTATACTGGCAACCAAAGAGGGAGGGAAGATTTATCCCCTGCCGCAGCCGGATCATGTATTCCAGGCGAAAGAAACTCTGATGGTGATGGGCGGCCACGATGATATTAAGAAGCTGACCCAGTAG
- a CDS encoding cyclic-di-AMP receptor, producing MKLVYAIIGNENSELLISELSARGFQATKLSSTGGFLKRGNTTLMIGTEDENVQKATAIIREVCGERKNIEVNMPFISPSGGAPMYCSSVPQRMEVGGAVIFVLDVSYYEKI from the coding sequence ATGAAGCTGGTTTATGCAATTATCGGAAATGAGAATTCAGAACTGCTGATTTCAGAACTGAGTGCCCGGGGCTTCCAGGCGACGAAACTTTCTTCCACCGGAGGATTTCTAAAACGGGGAAATACGACCCTGATGATAGGCACGGAAGATGAAAATGTGCAGAAAGCCACTGCGATAATCCGGGAGGTCTGCGGAGAACGGAAAAATATAGAGGTGAATATGCCCTTTATAAGTCCCTCCGGCGGGGCTCCCATGTACTGCAGCTCGGTACCGCAGAGAATGGAAGTAGGCGGCGCAGTGATTTTCGTGTTAGATGTCAGCTATTATGAAAAAATATAA
- the dapA gene encoding 4-hydroxy-tetrahydrodipicolinate synthase, whose product MNKKVIFRGVGTAMVTPMKEDGAVNYPVFRELLEMQVENKADAVVIAGTTGEGSTLSDQEHIELVKFAVHEIRGRIPVIAGAGSNNTAHAVYLSRECERAGADALLHVTPYYNKASQQGLYLHFKACAEVTSLPVILYNVPSRTGVNIYPATYKRLSEIDNITACKEASGNFSQLAKIASLCKDELTIYSGNDDQVTSALALGAQGVISVMSNILPAETHEICEAYFRGDSERSDSLQMKYLELIEALFMDVNPIPVKQAMRAMGYQVGGCRLPLCDMDPTNAERLYQVLKQYGLLRDGVRAGSVTVQRAKNAGHVIRSNV is encoded by the coding sequence ATGAATAAAAAGGTAATTTTCAGGGGAGTTGGAACGGCAATGGTGACGCCGATGAAAGAGGACGGAGCTGTAAACTATCCGGTGTTTCGGGAATTGCTGGAGATGCAGGTGGAGAATAAAGCGGATGCTGTGGTGATCGCAGGAACCACTGGCGAAGGCTCCACACTCTCAGACCAGGAACATATAGAATTGGTGAAATTCGCAGTGCACGAGATCCGGGGGAGGATACCGGTCATCGCAGGAGCCGGCAGCAATAATACGGCCCATGCGGTCTATCTGTCAAGGGAATGTGAGCGGGCAGGGGCTGATGCGCTTTTACATGTGACTCCTTATTATAATAAAGCCTCTCAGCAGGGCCTGTATCTTCATTTTAAAGCCTGCGCGGAGGTCACATCGCTTCCGGTGATTCTGTATAACGTCCCCTCCAGGACCGGTGTGAATATCTATCCGGCAACCTACAAACGACTCAGTGAAATAGACAATATCACGGCGTGTAAAGAGGCCAGCGGGAATTTTTCACAGCTTGCGAAAATCGCCTCTCTGTGTAAGGATGAACTGACGATCTATTCCGGCAACGATGACCAGGTGACGTCCGCACTGGCACTGGGCGCCCAAGGGGTGATCTCTGTCATGTCCAATATCCTGCCGGCAGAAACACATGAGATCTGTGAGGCATATTTCCGGGGTGACAGTGAAAGAAGCGACAGCCTTCAGATGAAATATCTGGAACTGATCGAGGCCTTGTTCATGGACGTCAATCCGATCCCCGTCAAGCAAGCCATGCGCGCCATGGGCTACCAGGTGGGAGGGTGCAGGCTTCCGCTGTGCGATATGGACCCGACCAACGCCGAACGGCTCTATCAGGTGCTGAAGCAGTACGGCCTGCTCAGAGACGGCGTCAGGGCGGGATCAGTAACGGTACAGCGGGCGAAAAATGCGGGCCATGTGATCCGGAGCAACGTATAA